In Candidatus Riesia pediculicola, the genomic stretch AAATCAATTTTGTCTTGAAATATAGAATGTGTTCCAATAATTACTAAAGCTTTTCCTTTCTTAATTTCATCTAGTTTGGATTCGTAATTCTTTCTATCGGAATCTTTACATAATTGAATTACTCTTTTTCCAATTGGTTTTAGAATTTTTTTAAAGAAATCTGCATGTTGTTTAGCAAGTATTTCGGTAGGAGTCATAAGAGCCACTTGCTTTTCGTTAGAAATAGCACAAAGTGAAGAAAATAAAGCAACTATCGTTTTTCCTGTACCTACATCTCCATATAATAACCTTTTCATAGGTACATTTTTTGATAAATCTGATTCAATTTCCTTGATTGCATTTTTCTGAGAATTTGTCAGAGAATATGGAAGATTTTGGATGATCTTCTTTTTAATTGATTGTTTTACAATTAACGGTGTTGCAGATAAAAGAAAGTTTCTTTTTTTTATTTTCAGAAAAGATAACTGAAAAGCTAGTAATTCCTCAAATATTAATCTTTTCTGAGCAGGGTGTTGATATTTCTTCAACTCGTTCAAAGAACATCTAGAATTTGGATGATGAATATTTTTAATTGCTTGTTGAAATCTTATAAAATTTTTATTGAACGGTTTAGGAATTAAATCTTGAACTATGCAGTGATCAATCATTCTAATTGATTTTTTTATTATTTTATGAATCTTATCTTGACGTATTCCAGAAATATTTGGATAAATTGGAGTTAAAAAATTACATAAAGAGAAATTTGAAAAAGAGTTCAATATTTTATATTCGGGATGAATCATAAAAATTTTATTTTTTTGACGATATGCTTTTCCATATACTTGAATATAGGAATTCTTTTTAAAAAATTTCTTCCTTAGAAAGGAACTATTGAAAAATTTAACTATTAATTCTCCAGAACGATCCCGAAGATATATTTCAACTTGATTTTTTTTTTCTTTCAAATTTTTTCTGAACACTTTTGCTGTTACAAAAGCTTCTTCTCCATTCTTCAACTCATTGATCAAAGATAATTTAGTTTGATCTTTATAGTTTTTAGGAAAATAAAAAATTAGATCTAAAATGCTATTTATTCCAGCACGATTTAACTTCCTTTTTTCTAAAAAACTGATTTTATTAATCTTTTCTACTGAAATATGATCCAAATCTTCTAGTTGAATGCGATTTTTGTTCATTTCGTTTTAACTAAAAATAAAGGGTATTTAAAGAATTATTTGAATTTTATAAAATTAAAAAATTTAGAAGATTTCTTTAAAGTTAATTTTCATAAAATATATCGTTCTTAAAAAAATTATAGATTAAATCTTGATTTCTTATGATTTGCTCTTTTGATCTAAGATGTTCTGATGTAATGATCGAATGAAGATCTTGAAGAGCTGAATCAAAATTATCGTTAATAACTATATAGTGATACTTCGGGCAATTCTTAATCTCTTTCACAACATTTTGCATTCTAAATTGTATTGATTCTCTGTCGTCTTGTTTTCTATCCAATAATCTCTTTCGAAGAGTTTTTTTACACGGAGGTAGGATAAATATACTTTTTGAAGATGGAATTTCTTTAAGTACTTTTTTAGTTCCTATCCAATCAATTTCTAAAATTACATCAAAACCTAACTTAATATTATCTTCAACAAATCTTTTTGGAGTACCATAATAGTTTCCAAAAATGGAAGCATATTCCAAAAAATCACTTCTTCTAATCATTCTCTGAAATTCTTCAACACTAACAAAGAAATAATTCTTCGCATTTGTCTCTTTAGGTCTAATTTTTCTAGTAGTATATGAAATAGAGAACTTTGTATTTCTCTGAATCTTTTTTGCTAAAGCTCTTAATAAACTGGATTTTCCTGTTCCACTCGGTGCTGAAACAATAAAAACTTTTCCTAGAATTGTTTTTTTCATTTTTTTAACAAAAAATTTTTAATTAGTTATGACCGATGTATCTCATAATGGGTAAATTCATTAATAATGAATATCTTTATAACATATGTAGTTAATTTTATTCAGATTCAAGATATGCTTAATCAAAAAATTTATTAATATTTATCAGATCGTAGATTTTTAAATTGATTATTATCCACATCTAAAATCAATTCTTAATTAATTTTTTTAAAAAAACTAAAGAGTTTCCATATAAAATGATAATTTTTTTTAAAAGATATTACTTTTCTGTTTGACTTTTATATTTTTTATAATGTTTTAAAATACAGTTTGAATAAAATGATTTGGCAATATCATGAACACGAACTGATTTAATAATGAAGATTTATATGACAGTGAAAGACAAGTATGATCTATCTTTAGAAAGCAGGTCAAAAAATCATTATAGAAATTTTTGGTTATACATTTTATACATATTAATTTTAAGTCTTTTTCTTTGTACTTTGTTTGAAAAACAAGCTGACTCTTCAGGTATAAGAGGAATATGGATAGCTACAATATTTGGGTTAGATTGGCCTCATTCATCATCATCGACTTCATTTTTTCGAACTTCTATTGATAGAAGAATAAAACAACAAAAAAATAGCTTAATAAAAAAGTTGAATAGTCTGAGAAAAATTGGAATTAATACAATTTTTTTTCAGGTAAAGCCAGATGGAACATCTTTGTATCGATCTCGTATTTTACCTTGGTCAAATGTATTGACTGGAAAAATTGGAAAAGATCCTGGATATGATCCACTAAAATTTATCATAAAAGAAGCACATAAAAGAAATCTAAAAATACATGCTTGGTTAAATCCATATAGAGTTTCCACGAAAACAGATTCAAAAACTATATCATCTTTGAAAGATACTGCTTTTTCTTGTTTACCAAGCGTATACGTTAAACATAATAATTGGATAAAAATTTCTCACAATCAATTTGTATTGGATCCAGGTCTACCAGAAGTTCGTAAGTGGATCATTAAAATAGTCGAAGAGATTGTAAAATTTTACGATGTGGACGGAATTCATTTTGATGATTACTTTTATTATGAAGATTCTTTTTCAAAATTAGAAGATGATGATACGTACTATAAGTATTCCAATCGATTTTCCAATAAGGAAAATTGGAGAAGAAATAATACTTTTCTTCTAGTTAGAGAAGTATATAAAAAAGTTCATGCTATTAAACCTAACGTAAAATTTGGAGTGAGCCCGATGGGTATATGGAGAAATGTTGGCAACGATCCTTCAGGATCCAACACTGATTCTAAAAATTCTTCGTATGATTCTTGTTATGCAGATATTAAATTATGGATCAAAAGTGGAATCTTAGATTATGTAATTCCCCAAATATATTGGTCTTCTTCTTACAAAATTGCTAAGTATAACGTATTAGTGAAATGGTGGGCTGATCTTATCAAAAGTTCAAGAACTAAATTATGCATCGGATTAGCTTTATATAAAGCTGGGACTTATAGTTTAAAAGAACCTGATTGGTTTGAAAACTACGGAATTACAGAAATTAAAAAACAATTAGATTTTAACGATAATATTTCGGAAATAGATGGGGTTGTTTTATTCAGAGAATCGTTTCTTACAAGTTCTTCTAAAATATCTAAAAAAATCGTAGAATACTTGCAAAAGAGATGGAAAGTAAACAAAAGGAATAATTTTAACTCACCTGTTTGAATTCGAGACAATTTATGTATAACGTTGGATTTATTGGATGGAGAGGTATGGTAGGATCTGTCTTATTGAAAAGGATGAGAGAACAAGGAGATTTTAAGAGTATAAATCCTTTCTTTTTAAGTACATCTCAATTTGGAAAAGAAAGATCTGTTATATATGAACAAAAAACAAAAAAAATACTCGATGCATTTGATTTAGATG encodes the following:
- a CDS encoding DEAD/DEAH box helicase translates to MNKNRIQLEDLDHISVEKINKISFLEKRKLNRAGINSILDLIFYFPKNYKDQTKLSLINELKNGEEAFVTAKVFRKNLKEKKNQVEIYLRDRSGELIVKFFNSSFLRKKFFKKNSYIQVYGKAYRQKNKIFMIHPEYKILNSFSNFSLCNFLTPIYPNISGIRQDKIHKIIKKSIRMIDHCIVQDLIPKPFNKNFIRFQQAIKNIHHPNSRCSLNELKKYQHPAQKRLIFEELLAFQLSFLKIKKRNFLLSATPLIVKQSIKKKIIQNLPYSLTNSQKNAIKEIESDLSKNVPMKRLLYGDVGTGKTIVALFSSLCAISNEKQVALMTPTEILAKQHADFFKKILKPIGKRVIQLCKDSDRKNYESKLDEIKKGKALVIIGTHSIFQDKIDFCSLSLVIIDEQHRFGVSQRSKLLKKGKLCGTHVHQLIMTATPIPRTLSMQIYANLDASSIDNLHNPKRIPVRTIIISNIRRDELIYRIKNIFEKKKNKSLLDMYCN
- a CDS encoding glycoside hydrolase family 10 protein, with the translated sequence MTVKDKYDLSLESRSKNHYRNFWLYILYILILSLFLCTLFEKQADSSGIRGIWIATIFGLDWPHSSSSTSFFRTSIDRRIKQQKNSLIKKLNSLRKIGINTIFFQVKPDGTSLYRSRILPWSNVLTGKIGKDPGYDPLKFIIKEAHKRNLKIHAWLNPYRVSTKTDSKTISSLKDTAFSCLPSVYVKHNNWIKISHNQFVLDPGLPEVRKWIIKIVEEIVKFYDVDGIHFDDYFYYEDSFSKLEDDDTYYKYSNRFSNKENWRRNNTFLLVREVYKKVHAIKPNVKFGVSPMGIWRNVGNDPSGSNTDSKNSSYDSCYADIKLWIKSGILDYVIPQIYWSSSYKIAKYNVLVKWWADLIKSSRTKLCIGLALYKAGTYSLKEPDWFENYGITEIKKQLDFNDNISEIDGVVLFRESFLTSSSKISKKIVEYLQKRWKVNKRNNFNSPV
- the gmk gene encoding guanylate kinase — its product is MKKTILGKVFIVSAPSGTGKSSLLRALAKKIQRNTKFSISYTTRKIRPKETNAKNYFFVSVEEFQRMIRRSDFLEYASIFGNYYGTPKRFVEDNIKLGFDVILEIDWIGTKKVLKEIPSSKSIFILPPCKKTLRKRLLDRKQDDRESIQFRMQNVVKEIKNCPKYHYIVINDNFDSALQDLHSIITSEHLRSKEQIIRNQDLIYNFFKNDIFYEN